One window from the genome of Haloprofundus halobius encodes:
- a CDS encoding Cdc6/Cdc18 family protein, translating to MPDAGDDLFTREDPIFANKELLEISHLPGEGRIVGRDDEISDLATAVNPAIFGQSPSNVLIYGKTGTGKSLCAKYVSQRLVETASEETVNATFAYVDCAQDTTETQAVQTIADSVNQSELTDIKVPDKGLSTATYYKRLWRILDVTYDVVLIILDEIDKLENDDILMQLSRAGEAGKIENCKLGVIGISNKIQYKDRMDERVKSSLCEREFVFPPYDANQLRDIMDARSDAFRDGVLDPSTIPRAAALAAREHGDARKAIDILRYAGEIAQSNGAPTVKEIYVTQARERAETDRFRELIRGSTPHSRYVLQALAVLALSNQRKDGFRTSRVYEIYESICRQEGSDSLSLRRVRDLLKEHAFLDIIEQSKHSGGSAEGSYTKHQLLENPEVVKEVLTEDGEL from the coding sequence ATGCCGGACGCAGGGGACGACCTCTTCACACGCGAGGACCCGATATTCGCCAACAAGGAGTTACTCGAGATCAGCCACCTCCCGGGAGAGGGCCGCATCGTCGGACGCGACGACGAGATTTCGGACCTCGCGACGGCGGTCAATCCCGCGATCTTCGGACAGAGTCCGAGCAACGTCCTCATCTACGGGAAGACGGGGACCGGAAAATCACTCTGCGCGAAGTACGTCTCCCAACGGCTCGTCGAGACGGCCAGCGAGGAAACCGTCAACGCGACGTTTGCGTACGTCGATTGCGCGCAGGACACGACCGAGACGCAGGCGGTTCAGACTATCGCTGACAGCGTCAACCAGTCGGAACTCACCGACATCAAAGTTCCCGACAAGGGCCTCAGTACGGCGACGTACTACAAGCGCCTGTGGCGGATCTTGGACGTGACGTACGATGTCGTCCTCATCATCTTAGACGAGATCGACAAATTGGAGAACGACGATATTCTCATGCAACTCTCGCGTGCGGGCGAAGCCGGAAAGATCGAGAACTGTAAACTCGGCGTCATCGGTATCAGCAACAAAATTCAGTACAAAGACCGGATGGACGAACGCGTCAAGAGCAGTCTCTGCGAGCGCGAATTCGTTTTCCCGCCGTACGACGCCAACCAACTCCGCGATATCATGGACGCGCGCAGCGACGCCTTCCGCGACGGCGTGCTCGACCCGTCGACGATTCCGCGGGCGGCGGCGCTCGCGGCGCGCGAACACGGTGACGCACGGAAAGCTATCGACATCCTCCGATACGCTGGCGAAATCGCGCAGTCGAACGGCGCGCCGACGGTCAAGGAAATCTACGTCACGCAGGCACGCGAGCGCGCGGAGACTGACCGGTTCCGCGAACTCATCCGGGGGTCGACACCGCACTCGCGATACGTGCTTCAGGCGCTCGCGGTTCTTGCGCTATCGAACCAGCGAAAGGACGGCTTCCGCACCAGTCGCGTCTACGAGATATACGAGAGTATCTGTCGGCAGGAGGGGTCGGACAGTCTCTCGCTGCGTCGGGTGCGCGACCTCCTGAAGGAGCACGCCTTCCTCGACATCATCGAGCAGTCGAAACACAGCGGCGGAAGCGCAGAGGGTAGCTACACGAAACACCAACTGCTGGAGAACCCGGAAGTCGTCAAAGAAGTGCTCACCGAAGACGGGGAACTGTAG